A genomic window from Lineus longissimus chromosome 17, tnLinLong1.2, whole genome shotgun sequence includes:
- the LOC135501250 gene encoding N-acetyl-D-glucosamine kinase-like isoform X2: MAFAGIEGGSTHSTIVILDSEGKILAEHEGPSINKWLEGIDVSLARLRKMITECRQKAGLDPDACLASLGLSLSGVEGPASIKEYEEGLADINCNHLYACNDAFGPIATVTDQGGVVVIAGTGSNCYLLNPDSTWVRCGGWSYMLGDEGSAYWITRRALKILVDHDEGMAPIDLDLDVAGNITKTFFKCLLTADGGLQIVCVGNVWKSWDLLIEGFKEGIQPIYQEDVTVQEFSLIRLTTSGAIGAACLGAKAAKKIIDINYRDYHEVFYHHKF, encoded by the exons ATGGCATTCGCCGGGATTGAAGG GGGAAGCACTCATTCCACTATTGTCATACTAGACTCCGAAGGAAAAATACTTGCTGAGCATGAAGGTCCTTCTATCAACAAATGG CTTGAAGGCATTGACGTCAGCCTCGCCCGGCTGCGTAAGATGATCACTGAGTGTCGACAAAAAGCGGGATTGGACCCTGACGCCTGTTTGGCATCTTTG GGTTTGTCACTGAGTGGTGTCGAAGGCCCAGCTTCCATCAAGGAATATGAAGAGGGATTAGCTGACATAAACTGTAACCATTTGTATGCCTGTAATGATGCGTTTGGTCCAATTGCAACAGTTACAGATCAAG GTGGCGTGGTAGTCATAGCAGGTACCGGATCGAACTGTTACCTTCTGAATCCAGATTCAACGTGGGTTAGATGCGGTGGCTGGAGTTACATGCTTGGGGACGAAGGCTCAG CTTATTGGATCACCAGGAGGGCTTTGAAGATACTCGTCGACCATGATGAGGGCATGGCACCTATCGACTTGGATCTAGATGTTGCTGGTAATATCACGAAAACCTTTTTTAAG TGTCTTCTTACGGCTGACGGTGGGCTGCAGATTGTTTGTGTAGGAAATGTCTGGAAAAGTTGGGACTTGTTAATCGAAGGTTTCAAGGAGGGGATACAACCGATCTACCAGGAGGATGTAACTGTACAAGAATTTAGCTTGATTCGGCTGACCACATCTGGTGCGATAGGTGCAGCATGTCTCGGAGCTAAGGCGGCGAAAAAGATTATAGACATCAACTATAGAGATTATCACGAAGTATTTTATCATCATAAATTCTAG
- the LOC135501250 gene encoding N-acetyl-D-glucosamine kinase-like isoform X1, which produces MAFAGIEGGSTHSTIVILDSEGKILAEHEGPSINKWLEGIDVSLARLRKMITECRQKAGLDPDACLASLGLSLSGVEGPASIKEYEEGLADINCNHLYACNDAFGPIATVTDQGGVVVIAGTGSNCYLLNPDSTWVRCGGWSYMLGDEGSAYWITRRALKILVDHDEGMAPIDLDLDVAGNITKTFFKIDSREGLLPYLYTNFDKAFMAKMCIELAKGARDQEDALCKRVFREAGRYLGRHVQAVVRNNKADKCLLTADGGLQIVCVGNVWKSWDLLIEGFKEGIQPIYQEDVTVQEFSLIRLTTSGAIGAACLGAKAAKKIIDINYRDYHEVFYHHKF; this is translated from the exons ATGGCATTCGCCGGGATTGAAGG GGGAAGCACTCATTCCACTATTGTCATACTAGACTCCGAAGGAAAAATACTTGCTGAGCATGAAGGTCCTTCTATCAACAAATGG CTTGAAGGCATTGACGTCAGCCTCGCCCGGCTGCGTAAGATGATCACTGAGTGTCGACAAAAAGCGGGATTGGACCCTGACGCCTGTTTGGCATCTTTG GGTTTGTCACTGAGTGGTGTCGAAGGCCCAGCTTCCATCAAGGAATATGAAGAGGGATTAGCTGACATAAACTGTAACCATTTGTATGCCTGTAATGATGCGTTTGGTCCAATTGCAACAGTTACAGATCAAG GTGGCGTGGTAGTCATAGCAGGTACCGGATCGAACTGTTACCTTCTGAATCCAGATTCAACGTGGGTTAGATGCGGTGGCTGGAGTTACATGCTTGGGGACGAAGGCTCAG CTTATTGGATCACCAGGAGGGCTTTGAAGATACTCGTCGACCATGATGAGGGCATGGCACCTATCGACTTGGATCTAGATGTTGCTGGTAATATCACGAAAACCTTTTTTAAG ATAGATTCGCGGGAAGGTCTCCTCCCGTATCTCTACACGAATTTCGACAAAGCGTTCATGGCCAAGATGTGCATAGAGTTGGCAAAGGGTGCGAGAGACCAGGAAGACGCGCTGTGTAAGAGGGTGTTCAGAGAGGCTGGGAGATACTTAGGAAGACATGTGCAGGCTGTTGTCAGGAATAACAAAGCGGACAAG TGTCTTCTTACGGCTGACGGTGGGCTGCAGATTGTTTGTGTAGGAAATGTCTGGAAAAGTTGGGACTTGTTAATCGAAGGTTTCAAGGAGGGGATACAACCGATCTACCAGGAGGATGTAACTGTACAAGAATTTAGCTTGATTCGGCTGACCACATCTGGTGCGATAGGTGCAGCATGTCTCGGAGCTAAGGCGGCGAAAAAGATTATAGACATCAACTATAGAGATTATCACGAAGTATTTTATCATCATAAATTCTAG